A DNA window from Hordeum vulgare subsp. vulgare chromosome 1H, MorexV3_pseudomolecules_assembly, whole genome shotgun sequence contains the following coding sequences:
- the LOC123409265 gene encoding BTB/POZ and MATH domain-containing protein 1-like → MPPAASASAIVAETASGYHHLKIRGYSSLKAIPSGQHLTSGPFTVGGHRWRILYYPNGDRAESAGHVSVFLFLDENVAKEVRARFQFGFKAEKRGLFFLKKGKPAAGTSTDAQTFASHGSWGYTKFVHWSALEKSKHLKRDSFTIRCDISVVQRVRIQGTIQEAALKFVNVPPSDLNQHLSGLLITRRGADVVFEAGGETFAAHRCVLAARSPVFSAELFGSMMEGSSTGTNDLVRIHGMEAQVFKALLCFVYTDSLPEMGKEEEDAMCQHLLVAADTYNMERMKLICEDKLCKYINVGTVVNILSLAELHHCPGLKSACIHFLSSPANLRAAMASDGFEHLSATCPSVVKELIAISSAP, encoded by the coding sequence ATGCCGCCCGCGGCCTCCGCCTCCGCCATCGTCGCCGAGACGGCGAGCGGGTACCACCACCTCAAGATCCGCGGCTACTCAAGCCTCAAGGCCATCCccagcggccagcacctcacttccGGCCCTTTCACCGTCGGAGGCCATCGCTGGAGGATCCTCTACTACCCCAACGGCGACCGGGCGGAGAGCGCGGGCCACGTCTCCGTCTTCCTCTTCCTGGACGAGAATGTGGCCAAGGAAGTGAGGGCGCGGTTCCAGTTTGGTTTCAAGGCGGAGAAGCGAGGGCTCTTCTTCCTCAAGAAGGGCAAGCCGGCGGCGGGGACTTCAACAGATGCACAAACCTTCGCGAGCCATGGCTCTTGGGGGTACACAAAGTTCGTGCACTGGAGCGCGTTGGAGAAATCGAAGCATCTCAAGCGCGATTCTTTCACCATCAGGTGCGACATCTCCGTCGTCCAGAGGGTCCGGATTCAGGGGACTATCCAGGAAGCAGCTCTGAAGTTCGTCAACGTGCCCCCTTCCGACCTGAACCAGCACCTCAGCGGCCTCCTCATCACCAGGAGGGGCGCGGACGTCGTGTTCGAGGCTGGCGGCGAGACGTTCGCGGCGCACCGCTGCGTGCTCGCGGCCCGATCGCCGGTGTTCAGCGCGGAGCTCTTTGGCTCAATGATGGAGGGTAGCAGCACTGGCACCAACGATCTGGTCCGCATACATGGCATGGAGGCGCAGGTGTTCAAGGCCCTGCTCTGCTTCGTGTACACCGACTCGCTGCCGGAGATGggaaaagaagaggaagacgcCATGTGCCAGCATCTGCTTGTCGCGGCGGACACATATAACATGGAGAGGATGAAGTTGATCTGCGAAGACAAGCTGTGCAAGTACATCAATGTAGGCACGGTGGTGAACATCCTGTCGTTGGCTGAACTGCACCACTGCCCTGGGCTGAAGAGTGCATGCATCCATTTCCTCAGCTCTCCGGCAAATCTGAGGGCAGCCATGGCCAGCGACGGCTTCGAGCATCTAAGCGCAACCTGCCCCTCTGTTGTGAAGGAGCTGATCGCCATATCTTCCGCGCCTTAG